Proteins from one Desulfomonilia bacterium genomic window:
- a CDS encoding rubrerythrin, which translates to MERTLLRCRACGYIIGGDKLKDVCPACGLPKTVFEPYKENISPKRAFILNLHMHPIAVHFPQAFVVVLIPFIILGIILGQIFGRNFLISARVLSLLLPVFSLPAILTGLIDAKVRFKKLTTPALKTKMIFAGLFFVITCAIAVIVFLFGFQANAAAAVIILLILCLGCQIVLGHIGSKLFSARLGG; encoded by the coding sequence ATGGAACGCACTTTGTTGAGATGCAGGGCCTGCGGATATATCATTGGTGGGGACAAGCTGAAAGATGTCTGCCCTGCCTGCGGATTACCGAAAACGGTTTTTGAACCCTACAAGGAGAATATCTCCCCGAAAAGGGCCTTTATTCTTAATCTTCACATGCATCCCATCGCTGTTCATTTTCCCCAGGCTTTTGTTGTCGTTCTGATACCATTTATCATTTTGGGCATTATTCTAGGGCAAATCTTTGGCAGAAACTTCCTTATTAGTGCCAGAGTGCTGTCTCTTCTTCTGCCTGTATTTTCTTTGCCTGCTATCCTGACAGGTCTGATTGACGCGAAAGTACGATTTAAAAAATTGACTACGCCGGCTCTGAAAACAAAGATGATTTTCGCAGGCCTTTTCTTCGTGATAACCTGCGCTATTGCAGTGATCGTATTCCTCTTCGGTTTTCAGGCAAATGCCGCTGCCGCAGTTATAATACTGCTTATCCTTTGCCTTGGATGCCAGATCGTGCTGGGGCATATCGGGTCTAAATTGTTTTCAGCCAGACTCGGCGGGTAG
- a CDS encoding hemerythrin domain-containing protein codes for MKPIGPLMWEHRLIERMLRSVEKMTARIDSGFDPVLVDTIVDFIRIYADRTHHGKEEDILFRDMKKKPLSAEHERIMNELIEEHVFARKTVGRLVKAKEDFLNGNAGSLTEMTDCLKTLTEFYPGHIEKEDKHFFFPVMEYFSKDEQDAMLSGFYEFDRNMIHEKYNKVADAVEKSVVNP; via the coding sequence ATGAAGCCGATCGGACCATTAATGTGGGAACACAGGCTGATTGAGCGTATGCTTCGTTCCGTTGAGAAAATGACTGCACGAATCGATTCAGGTTTTGATCCGGTTCTGGTTGATACGATCGTTGATTTCATACGGATTTATGCAGACCGTACGCATCACGGAAAAGAAGAGGACATCCTTTTCAGGGACATGAAAAAGAAGCCCCTGTCGGCCGAACATGAACGCATCATGAATGAATTAATAGAAGAGCATGTCTTTGCAAGAAAAACAGTCGGCAGGCTGGTCAAGGCCAAAGAAGACTTTTTAAATGGCAATGCAGGGTCGCTTACTGAAATGACTGATTGTCTCAAAACGCTTACGGAATTTTATCCCGGACATATAGAAAAAGAGGACAAGCACTTTTTCTTTCCGGTAATGGAATATTTTTCAAAAGATGAACAGGATGCCATGCTTTCCGGGTTTTATGAGTTCGACAGGAACATGATACATGAGAAATATAATAAGGTAGCCGATGCTGTTGAAAAATCAGTTGTAAATCCATAA